A single region of the Anaerolineales bacterium genome encodes:
- a CDS encoding MvaI/BcnI restriction endonuclease family protein: MDIYTKEELIGRLTDLGKMGYVKNGRFGNHGGIGNTLEDYLGIVENNLPIPNASEWELKTQRANTTALTTMFHTEPSPRAVRFVPQILLPLYGWRHQQAGTKYSANEMSFRQTIHGVRHSDRGFIVKVDRNARQVLVSFNASLVSVKHKEWLALVEQRVGLGELNPQPYWGFDDLEHKAGTKLLNCFYVQAEVKKKNGEEYYWYNKTQMLTRFRFEGLLEGLEKGAMFVDFDARSGHNHGTKFRMRQNHLPTLYEEVITVVDIKSND, from the coding sequence GTGGATATATACACAAAAGAAGAACTAATTGGTCGTCTTACAGATCTAGGAAAAATGGGTTACGTAAAGAATGGCAGATTTGGAAATCATGGCGGAATTGGCAACACGCTTGAGGACTATCTCGGTATTGTCGAAAATAATCTACCCATTCCTAATGCTTCAGAATGGGAACTGAAAACCCAAAGAGCAAATACAACTGCATTGACCACAATGTTTCATACCGAACCCTCCCCTCGTGCGGTGCGATTTGTTCCACAAATCTTACTCCCATTATATGGCTGGCGTCATCAACAAGCAGGAACAAAGTACAGCGCGAATGAAATGAGCTTTCGGCAAACGATTCATGGGGTGAGGCACAGTGATCGGGGTTTCATCGTTAAGGTTGATCGAAATGCTCGTCAGGTATTAGTGTCCTTTAATGCGAGTTTGGTCTCAGTAAAGCATAAGGAGTGGCTTGCTCTTGTTGAGCAGCGGGTGGGCTTGGGTGAACTCAACCCTCAACCATATTGGGGATTTGACGATTTAGAACATAAAGCAGGCACAAAACTATTGAATTGTTTCTACGTACAGGCAGAGGTAAAGAAGAAAAATGGCGAAGAGTACTATTGGTACAACAAAACTCAGATGTTAACGAGGTTTCGTTTTGAAGGTTTACTTGAAGGACTTGAAAAGGGAGCCATGTTTGTTGATTTTGATGCCCGTTCTGGGCATAACCATGGGACAAAGTTCCGAATGAGACAAAACCACCTGCCCACGCTCTATGAAGAAGTTATCACTGTGGTTGATATAAAAAGTAACGACTGA
- a CDS encoding site-specific DNA-methyltransferase, whose amino-acid sequence MVLNSDPLFRCKLPINYTKTCTCQPTHINCLSAKEWLKSQIGVWQFRYESRDIRDKTIHPATFPVSLAAKIIKLFTHEGELVLDPFVGSGTTLIASQDHNRNALGFDLQENYLRVCEERLSSNLNLFGNRALYHQMAIQDDALYVAEYIKNDTVSLIWTSPPYANLLNRKRKNKSRRNRKNEQYDQVEQYSQHDRDLGTMSLEEYTEAMGNIFERLLVLLRPKGHCVINVPDMWWEDERITLHVSLIDELRKRGYELRNIIIWDRTNIVNQIGIFGWPSNYITMGTTFEYLLDFWRPPLN is encoded by the coding sequence ATAGTTTTGAATAGTGATCCACTTTTTAGATGTAAATTGCCCATCAATTATACAAAAACATGCACCTGCCAACCGACACACATTAATTGCTTATCCGCAAAAGAATGGCTTAAGAGTCAAATTGGTGTTTGGCAGTTTCGTTACGAAAGCCGAGATATTCGAGATAAAACCATTCACCCTGCCACCTTTCCAGTTTCGTTGGCAGCCAAAATAATCAAGCTCTTTACTCACGAGGGAGAACTCGTTTTAGATCCATTTGTGGGTAGTGGAACAACGTTAATTGCGTCACAAGATCACAACCGTAACGCCCTCGGTTTTGATTTGCAGGAAAACTACTTGAGGGTTTGCGAAGAAAGACTATCAAGCAATCTTAACCTCTTTGGAAATCGGGCTTTGTATCACCAAATGGCAATTCAGGATGATGCGTTATATGTCGCAGAATATATTAAAAATGATACAGTTAGCTTGATATGGACCTCCCCGCCGTATGCAAATCTTTTGAATCGAAAACGAAAGAATAAATCACGTCGTAATCGAAAGAACGAACAATACGATCAAGTCGAACAATACTCTCAGCATGACCGTGATTTGGGTACTATGTCGCTTGAAGAATATACCGAGGCAATGGGTAATATCTTCGAGCGGCTTCTAGTGTTGCTTCGCCCCAAGGGACACTGCGTTATCAATGTGCCTGATATGTGGTGGGAAGATGAGAGAATTACCCTTCATGTGTCTTTGATTGATGAACTGCGGAAGAGAGGATACGAACTTAGGAATATCATCATCTGGGACAGAACAAACATTGTAAATCAGATTGGAATATTTGGATGGCCAAGCAACTACATTACTATGGGAACAACGTTCGAGTATCTGCTTGATTTTTGGCGCCCTCCTCTAAACTAA
- a CDS encoding tetratricopeptide repeat protein, whose product MMNPAPFTPNLTDRLSAEWFAHARTLLDRDPQHDPAALHAEMLRMTAPEPPRDGDLPLLPDKRYPRLSPAHVRLAQEMLLPPPPPAELIGRGAEMDRLAAAIGAGRLALVEGAGKTALLRQLADDSRIRRSFKRIWWLDDLRDALTRLGVALDAPNLLIAEAHEAAAPLREHLTETNTLLIVDSTEGLDNGAEWLFAVAPYVVVGRSGVAALPHLPNPIRVTLSGLPEDEAVRWLMALSRQPETIIRPLCALVEHHPNAIRLLAAMMTEDGLPPAALTAILAETPTADPAGRLAALYAASFEALPENYQALCGALSATPRRWISVEAISGRFPSPLAAGRALTFLEKRCFIERMGDQLRVIGNWADRLIRGEGWMALANTPHPSERLRAALVLADQGEPEGTAHYRKGVALTDAATDDAGAEAGLRAALAAHESAGLKYGAAQAILALGRLAYLRGDDSGAASHIESSARILYELRDDAGLEIARVALARVYRRAGRLDAALAILGIDSDPAELTAVYWAKGLWGEAISLCEQWLAEEERGINPERQAQARLALTQSLIGAGRLTEALNVIRPDSSFGGRWMRASLAHLMGDLPTALKGYAVLQSEASAEWRAIVARAQGRALAASGAVHEAALSVGAEGVWYEATLPRPAFARQRASHALHAHLTLLDGRPDDAESAARRVREISGERPDPAADALAFHVLGHVARLKEAHEAAALAFEAEATALGGVPKRDDHRIGIALHELAESQRCTGNAERAIANFRRALSHKDATRDRTGTAITALALGRLLRVTGRVHEALETFQRAVEILQPRPSADLSLLGYALLNVTALARDLNKAGGSDASFNALITVFVERFEEAVHHESWGIPCLAIRLFLHSEAPLADPVAAIDLAEHALTLAETNAPRSAVAFAARRDLGELYLRVGRPADAAEILLPLAAASPEEKSAHSLIWLAAHLTLAQAALVLDETAEALRQLEAARPYEPDLHAQGEILREAARISAEAGDPAAAAAYLSEALTHLARERDLSAYADAVVALAYTRLRLRQFPEAIDTFSEALSVVEQAPNANPTLIAAVYADKAAAHETLGQFPAAADAYRHALKRIDLRHDPERWRTLAVALGRSSAAAGDHQSAVESYFDALQIEGIPPDERRAILTVQAESFIQLGQSQAAIHAYDTAVGIEGASPLERADIHRGLGAVYTTIGAHDKARSHLKLVLEAVQDDRTGITHKTLGDGYRAQGMGSEALDAYHRALNYLRRETHPVELAAAERALGELYLERSSFANAIAHLEKALDLEKARPQQQGAVIVGILGYLAAAHERRGELAKAAVRHHEALVYLDPRHTADKHIETLCALGRLYLALKKGDDATRAFEEARKVHSLQPTPDAEQGGRIALGLGQARILQGAWEAAAMILREVAERSRTVASRNEATLILERAEGEISRHLTTLKAAEQSLTLMARTGTPDLIGTVFVRALQAQTSADLGRADDAVKFLTLFNEVLAARRAELARLDDDPTVRALRALLAAADAPEMRGEHIAAAAAALDGQPKTNPALRWVVAHLAEGGR is encoded by the coding sequence ATGATGAATCCAGCGCCCTTCACCCCGAACCTGACAGACCGCCTAAGTGCCGAATGGTTCGCCCATGCCCGCACCCTGCTTGATCGTGACCCGCAGCACGATCCCGCCGCGCTCCACGCCGAAATGCTGCGGATGACCGCCCCGGAACCCCCCCGCGATGGCGATCTCCCACTCTTGCCCGATAAACGCTACCCGCGCCTCAGCCCCGCCCATGTGCGCCTTGCCCAAGAGATGCTCCTCCCACCGCCGCCGCCCGCCGAACTGATCGGGCGTGGCGCAGAGATGGATCGCTTAGCTGCCGCAATCGGCGCGGGGCGTCTAGCACTGGTGGAAGGGGCGGGCAAAACGGCGCTCCTCCGCCAGCTTGCCGATGATTCGCGCATCCGGCGTTCGTTCAAGCGCATCTGGTGGTTGGACGATCTGCGCGATGCGCTGACCCGCTTGGGGGTTGCCCTTGATGCCCCGAATCTTTTGATCGCTGAGGCACATGAGGCAGCCGCCCCCCTTCGGGAACACCTGACGGAGACAAACACTCTCCTGATCGTTGATTCGACCGAGGGGCTGGACAATGGCGCGGAATGGCTGTTCGCTGTCGCCCCTTATGTGGTGGTGGGGCGCTCTGGTGTAGCGGCACTCCCCCACCTTCCCAACCCGATCAGAGTCACCCTCAGCGGACTCCCCGAAGATGAGGCTGTCCGCTGGTTGATGGCGCTCAGTAGGCAGCCAGAGACAATCATCCGCCCGCTGTGCGCCCTTGTCGAACATCACCCCAACGCAATTCGCCTCCTCGCCGCCATGATGACCGAAGATGGGCTGCCCCCCGCCGCGCTAACGGCGATCCTTGCCGAAACACCCACTGCTGATCCAGCCGGGCGCTTGGCGGCGCTCTACGCGGCGTCCTTTGAGGCGCTCCCCGAAAATTATCAAGCACTTTGTGGGGCATTATCCGCCACCCCGCGCCGTTGGATCAGCGTTGAGGCGATCAGCGGACGTTTTCCCTCGCCTCTTGCCGCAGGGCGGGCGCTCACCTTCCTTGAAAAACGCTGTTTTATCGAGCGCATGGGCGATCAACTGCGCGTCATTGGCAATTGGGCGGATCGCCTCATACGCGGCGAGGGCTGGATGGCACTCGCGAACACACCCCACCCTTCCGAACGCTTGCGGGCGGCGTTGGTCTTAGCCGATCAGGGTGAGCCGGAAGGGACAGCGCATTACCGGAAGGGGGTTGCCCTGACCGATGCCGCTACCGACGATGCCGGCGCGGAGGCGGGGCTGCGGGCGGCGCTGGCAGCCCATGAATCGGCGGGCTTGAAGTATGGCGCGGCGCAGGCGATCCTTGCCTTAGGGCGGCTTGCTTACCTACGCGGGGATGATTCAGGGGCAGCATCACACATTGAGTCCTCGGCACGCATCCTCTACGAACTGCGTGACGACGCTGGCTTAGAAATCGCTCGCGTTGCTCTGGCGCGGGTCTACCGCCGTGCCGGACGTTTGGACGCCGCCCTTGCTATCTTGGGGATAGATTCCGACCCCGCCGAACTCACCGCCGTCTATTGGGCAAAGGGTCTGTGGGGCGAAGCGATCAGCCTTTGTGAGCAGTGGCTGGCGGAAGAAGAACGAGGCATCAACCCGGAACGGCAAGCACAGGCGCGGCTTGCGCTCACACAATCGCTGATCGGCGCGGGGCGCCTTACCGAAGCGCTCAATGTCATTCGCCCTGATTCCAGTTTTGGCGGGCGCTGGATGCGTGCCTCGCTTGCCCACCTGATGGGCGATCTCCCCACCGCGCTGAAGGGTTATGCCGTCCTCCAAAGCGAGGCATCTGCCGAGTGGCGAGCGATTGTGGCGCGGGCGCAAGGGCGAGCGCTGGCGGCATCGGGGGCAGTTCACGAAGCTGCATTGAGCGTTGGCGCAGAGGGGGTGTGGTATGAAGCAACCCTCCCCCGCCCCGCCTTTGCCCGTCAACGTGCCAGCCATGCCTTGCACGCCCATCTGACGCTCCTTGATGGTCGCCCCGATGATGCTGAGTCCGCCGCCCGCCGCGTCCGTGAGATCAGCGGCGAACGTCCCGACCCCGCCGCTGATGCCCTGGCGTTCCATGTCTTGGGGCATGTCGCCCGCCTGAAAGAAGCGCACGAAGCGGCAGCCCTCGCTTTTGAAGCAGAAGCGACAGCGCTTGGCGGTGTTCCCAAGCGGGATGATCATCGTATTGGAATCGCCCTTCACGAACTCGCTGAATCGCAGCGCTGTACCGGAAATGCCGAACGCGCCATTGCCAATTTCCGCCGCGCCCTCAGCCACAAGGACGCCACACGGGATCGCACGGGGACAGCGATCACGGCGTTGGCGTTGGGGCGTTTGCTCCGCGTGACCGGGCGCGTCCATGAGGCATTAGAAACCTTCCAGCGGGCGGTGGAGATACTCCAACCGCGCCCGTCCGCCGATCTCTCCCTCCTCGGCTATGCCCTGCTCAACGTGACCGCCTTGGCGCGTGACCTGAACAAGGCGGGCGGCAGCGATGCCTCTTTCAACGCCCTTATCACAGTCTTTGTGGAGCGTTTTGAGGAGGCTGTTCACCATGAATCGTGGGGGATTCCCTGCCTTGCCATTCGGCTGTTCTTGCACAGCGAGGCTCCCCTTGCCGATCCCGTCGCCGCCATTGACCTTGCCGAACACGCCCTAACCCTCGCGGAGACGAACGCACCGCGCAGCGCTGTCGCCTTTGCCGCCCGCCGCGATCTGGGCGAACTCTACCTACGGGTGGGGCGTCCCGCTGATGCCGCCGAAATCCTCCTGCCCCTCGCTGCCGCCTCCCCCGAAGAAAAATCGGCGCACTCGCTGATCTGGCTCGCCGCCCATCTGACATTGGCGCAGGCGGCGTTGGTGCTTGACGAGACGGCAGAAGCGCTCCGCCAGCTTGAGGCGGCGCGTCCCTATGAACCAGACCTTCATGCACAGGGCGAAATCCTCCGTGAGGCAGCGCGGATCAGTGCCGAAGCGGGCGATCCAGCGGCGGCAGCCGCTTATTTATCCGAGGCGCTCACCCATCTCGCCCGTGAGCGTGACCTGAGCGCCTATGCCGATGCCGTCGTCGCCCTTGCCTATACGCGCTTGCGCTTGCGGCAGTTCCCAGAGGCAATTGATACCTTCAGCGAGGCATTGTCGGTGGTTGAACAGGCTCCCAATGCCAACCCCACCCTGATCGCCGCTGTTTATGCCGATAAAGCCGCTGCCCACGAGACGTTGGGACAGTTCCCCGCCGCTGCCGACGCCTACCGCCACGCTTTGAAACGAATCGATCTACGCCACGACCCAGAGCGCTGGCGGACACTTGCCGTCGCCCTCGGACGGAGCAGCGCCGCTGCGGGCGATCACCAAAGCGCCGTGGAATCCTACTTTGATGCGCTCCAGATCGAAGGCATTCCCCCCGACGAACGGCGGGCAATTCTCACCGTACAGGCGGAATCGTTCATCCAGTTGGGGCAATCCCAAGCGGCAATTCACGCCTATGATACGGCAGTGGGCATTGAGGGGGCATCTCCCTTAGAACGGGCGGACATTCATCGCGGGTTGGGCGCGGTCTATACGACGATTGGGGCGCACGACAAGGCACGCAGCCACTTAAAGCTCGTCCTAGAGGCGGTGCAGGATGATCGCACCGGAATCACCCACAAAACGCTTGGCGATGGTTATCGGGCGCAGGGGATGGGCAGCGAGGCGCTCGATGCCTACCACCGCGCCCTAAACTACCTCCGGCGAGAGACACACCCCGTTGAATTAGCCGCAGCGGAACGCGCCTTAGGGGAGTTGTACCTAGAGCGCAGCAGCTTTGCCAACGCCATTGCCCATCTAGAAAAGGCGCTCGACCTTGAAAAAGCCCGCCCCCAACAGCAAGGCGCAGTGATCGTCGGAATTCTGGGCTACCTTGCAGCGGCGCATGAACGGCGTGGCGAATTGGCAAAGGCGGCGGTGCGCCACCACGAGGCGCTTGTTTACCTTGACCCCCGGCATACGGCAGATAAGCACATCGAAACGCTCTGCGCGTTGGGGCGGCTTTACCTTGCCCTCAAAAAAGGGGATGATGCCACCCGCGCCTTTGAGGAAGCCCGCAAAGTTCACAGCCTACAACCAACCCCCGATGCCGAACAGGGAGGGCGTATCGCCCTCGGTTTAGGGCAGGCGCGAATCTTACAGGGGGCATGGGAAGCGGCAGCGATGATCCTTCGAGAGGTTGCCGAACGATCCCGAACGGTGGCTAGCCGTAACGAGGCAACGCTGATTTTGGAGCGTGCGGAGGGCGAGATCAGCCGCCACCTGACGACCCTGAAGGCTGCTGAACAAAGCCTGACACTCATGGCGCGGACGGGAACGCCCGATCTGATTGGGACGGTCTTTGTTCGGGCGTTGCAGGCACAAACCAGCGCTGATCTGGGGCGGGCAGACGATGCGGTGAAATTCCTCACCCTGTTCAACGAGGTCTTAGCGGCGCGGCGGGCTGAACTGGCGCGGCTGGACGATGATCCAACCGTGCGGGCGCTGCGGGCGCTCCTCGCCGCCGCCGATGCGCCGGAGATGAGGGGGGAACATATCGCCGCCGCCGCCGCCGCGCTCGATGGGCAGCCAAAGACAAATCCGGCGCTGCGGTGGGTCGTGGCGCACCTTGCCGAAGGGGGACGATGA
- the sdhC gene encoding succinate dehydrogenase, cytochrome b556 subunit yields MTSLVLTITETLRYRGKIGQWSWVLHRLSGIGTLVFLIMHVFDTSWATFYPELYAEAIAAYKTPLFTIGEFGLVACVVYHALNGFRIVLFDYRPKWWRHQAMAAKIVFVATGIILVPVFLLMFGHVVNYYNTRVSVFDLGIPEVIKAVQPFAVGTVFVLGLAAVVSAAVSVIPGMGGLKHTPKKVYKGSRSSRFMWSFMRISGVIIIPLVFGHLAMMHVIQGVFDITKTGHVPVGALTANFVTDLPAVNFVRLRWDTMVAGVFIWRIYDVLLLVLVVIHGFNGARYVNEDYVKNPVVRRTISLALLGTMIAMLLLGTLAIIQTVPASTDKLLHQTSQIVGK; encoded by the coding sequence ATGACATCACTCGTCCTCACCATCACAGAAACGCTGCGCTATCGCGGCAAAATTGGACAATGGAGTTGGGTGCTGCATCGCCTCTCTGGGATTGGCACACTCGTCTTCCTCATCATGCACGTCTTTGATACCTCGTGGGCAACCTTCTACCCCGAACTCTACGCCGAAGCGATTGCCGCTTACAAAACGCCCCTGTTCACCATTGGCGAGTTCGGGTTGGTGGCGTGCGTCGTTTACCACGCGCTAAACGGCTTTCGGATCGTCCTCTTTGATTACCGCCCAAAGTGGTGGCGTCACCAAGCAATGGCGGCAAAAATCGTGTTTGTGGCGACAGGGATCATCCTAGTTCCTGTGTTCTTGCTCATGTTTGGGCATGTGGTCAATTACTACAACACCCGTGTGAGCGTCTTTGATCTGGGAATTCCCGAAGTGATCAAAGCCGTGCAGCCCTTTGCCGTCGGGACAGTGTTCGTTTTGGGCTTGGCGGCGGTGGTCTCGGCTGCGGTCTCGGTGATTCCGGGGATGGGTGGGCTGAAACACACACCGAAAAAGGTCTACAAGGGCAGCCGATCAAGCCGCTTTATGTGGTCGTTCATGCGTATTTCGGGGGTGATCATCATCCCGCTTGTCTTTGGGCATTTGGCGATGATGCATGTGATTCAGGGTGTGTTTGACATCACCAAAACAGGGCATGTGCCGGTAGGGGCGCTGACGGCGAATTTCGTAACCGACCTTCCAGCGGTCAATTTCGTCCGCCTGCGGTGGGATACGATGGTCGCTGGCGTGTTCATTTGGCGCATCTATGATGTGCTGCTGCTGGTGTTGGTCGTCATACACGGGTTCAACGGGGCGCGGTATGTCAATGAAGACTACGTGAAAAACCCCGTCGTGCGGCGGACGATCAGCCTTGCCCTGTTGGGGACGATGATCGCTATGCTGCTGCTTGGGACGTTGGCAATCATCCAGACCGTCCCCGCCAGCACGGATAAATTACTCCACCAGACCTCACAGATCGTTGGAAAATAA
- a CDS encoding succinate dehydrogenase flavoprotein subunit gives MKPHQFDVLIVGAGGAGLMAALYASRGAKVAVISKLYPTRSHTGAALGGIGAALGNTEEDHWKWHAFDTVKGGDYLVDQDAAEILAREAIDAVIELEHMGLPFDRTENGKISQRRFGGHTNNDTGKPVRRACHAADRTGHMILQTLYQQCIKNNVTFFDEYHVIDLIMSNGRAAGVVAVRMSDSEIHLFHGKAVVFATGGWGKAWEVTSNAHSLTGDGSAVCYRRGIPMEDMEFYQFHPTGLYPTGFLITEGVRGEGGILLNGRGERFMERYAPKIKDLAGRDVVSRAIYLELREGRGIKGKRYLHLDMTPETVRRYKAEAGEKADHYDAHYIESKLAETCDQARTYCGIDPLHEPLPIQPTAHYAMGGIPTNNNAQVIMDAKNTVIPGLYAAGECACVSVHGANRLGTNSLVDLVVFGRRAGQDALLYCKGTDFAPLPADAGKEAEADVKRFFTAKGKTRPDVIRKQMQSAMQDYVGVFRNEQGMQTAVDKLRELKEEFKKNLFVEDAGTTFNTDVLEAWELGCLLDISEATAIAALQRKESRGGHAREDYPKRDDVNWLKHTFVWADGRTDFKPVVITEYEPKERVY, from the coding sequence ATGAAACCTCATCAATTTGACGTGCTGATTGTCGGCGCGGGCGGGGCGGGACTCATGGCGGCGCTGTATGCCTCGCGGGGGGCAAAGGTCGCCGTGATCAGCAAGCTGTATCCAACGCGCTCTCACACCGGCGCGGCGCTCGGCGGGATTGGCGCTGCGTTAGGAAATACGGAAGAAGATCACTGGAAATGGCACGCCTTCGACACCGTGAAAGGTGGCGATTACCTTGTCGATCAGGATGCGGCGGAAATCCTAGCGCGGGAAGCCATTGACGCCGTGATCGAATTGGAGCATATGGGCTTGCCTTTTGACCGCACCGAAAACGGGAAAATTTCGCAGCGGCGCTTTGGCGGTCACACAAACAACGATACGGGCAAACCGGTTCGCCGCGCCTGCCACGCCGCAGACCGCACCGGTCACATGATTTTGCAGACGCTTTACCAACAGTGCATCAAGAACAATGTGACCTTTTTCGATGAATACCATGTGATCGACCTGATCATGAGCAATGGGCGGGCGGCGGGAGTCGTCGCCGTGCGCATGTCCGATAGCGAGATTCACCTGTTCCATGGCAAAGCGGTGGTGTTTGCCACAGGCGGGTGGGGCAAGGCATGGGAAGTGACCAGCAACGCTCACAGCCTGACCGGAGATGGTTCGGCAGTCTGCTATCGGCGCGGCATCCCGATGGAGGACATGGAATTTTACCAATTCCACCCCACCGGACTCTACCCCACCGGATTTTTGATCACAGAAGGCGTGCGCGGCGAGGGCGGCATTTTGTTAAATGGGCGCGGCGAACGCTTTATGGAGCGCTACGCCCCGAAGATCAAAGACCTTGCCGGGCGCGATGTCGTCTCCCGTGCCATTTACCTTGAACTGCGCGAGGGGCGGGGCATCAAAGGGAAGCGCTACCTCCATTTGGATATGACGCCCGAAACCGTCCGCCGTTACAAAGCGGAGGCGGGCGAAAAAGCCGATCACTATGACGCCCATTATATTGAGAGCAAACTTGCCGAAACCTGCGATCAGGCGCGGACGTACTGCGGAATCGACCCCCTTCACGAGCCGCTGCCCATCCAGCCCACCGCCCACTATGCGATGGGGGGCATCCCAACGAACAACAACGCCCAAGTGATTATGGACGCCAAAAATACGGTGATCCCGGGTTTGTATGCGGCGGGCGAGTGTGCCTGCGTGAGCGTTCACGGGGCAAACCGCTTGGGGACGAACTCCCTCGTTGACCTTGTGGTGTTTGGTCGGCGTGCCGGACAAGACGCCTTGCTTTATTGCAAGGGAACGGATTTTGCCCCGCTGCCCGCCGACGCCGGAAAAGAAGCGGAAGCAGATGTGAAGCGGTTTTTCACGGCAAAGGGTAAAACACGCCCCGATGTGATCCGCAAGCAGATGCAATCTGCCATGCAAGATTACGTGGGCGTCTTTCGCAACGAGCAAGGGATGCAGACTGCCGTTGACAAGCTGCGCGAGTTGAAGGAAGAGTTCAAGAAAAACCTCTTTGTGGAGGACGCCGGAACAACCTTCAACACCGATGTGTTGGAGGCGTGGGAGTTGGGCTGCCTATTGGATATTTCCGAGGCGACAGCGATTGCGGCGCTCCAACGTAAAGAGAGCCGAGGCGGTCACGCCCGCGAGGATTATCCCAAGCGTGACGATGTGAACTGGTTGAAACACACCTTTGTCTGGGCAGATGGGCGAACGGACTTCAAGCCCGTTGTGATCACCGAATATGAGCCGAAAGAGCGCGTGTACTAA
- a CDS encoding succinate dehydrogenase iron-sulfur subunit, giving the protein MEVTLRIRRYNPDKDNKPHWGTYVLKDCEPTNRILELLHRVKWEQDGTLALRRSCAQGICGSDAMRINGQNRLACKVLIQEFGDNPKIQIEPILGLKVVKDLVVDMEPFFDHYKAVMPFFVNNTTPPVNAEGQPRERLQTIVDRERFDDTTKCILCAACTTSCPSFWANGDYVGPAAIVQAHRFIFDSRDEAAEQRLEVLSDPDGVWRCRTIYNCTPACPRGIEVTRAIGEVKQAITRGKRD; this is encoded by the coding sequence ATGGAAGTGACATTGCGCATCCGGCGCTATAACCCAGACAAAGACAACAAACCCCATTGGGGGACGTATGTCCTGAAGGACTGCGAGCCGACAAACCGCATCTTGGAACTGCTCCACCGCGTAAAGTGGGAACAAGATGGCACACTGGCGCTGCGGCGCTCATGCGCCCAGGGCATTTGCGGTTCAGATGCCATGCGCATCAATGGGCAGAATCGTCTCGCCTGTAAGGTGTTGATCCAAGAATTTGGCGATAACCCGAAGATTCAGATTGAGCCGATCCTGGGGCTAAAGGTGGTGAAGGATTTGGTCGTTGATATGGAGCCATTCTTCGACCATTACAAAGCGGTTATGCCTTTTTTCGTGAACAACACAACCCCGCCCGTAAACGCCGAGGGGCAGCCTCGCGAACGGCTGCAAACGATTGTGGATCGGGAGCGCTTTGACGACACGACGAAGTGCATTTTGTGCGCCGCCTGTACAACAAGCTGCCCATCCTTCTGGGCTAATGGGGATTATGTCGGACCCGCCGCCATTGTTCAGGCGCACCGCTTCATCTTCGACAGCCGCGACGAAGCAGCCGAACAGCGCTTAGAGGTGCTTTCCGATCCCGATGGGGTGTGGCGCTGCCGGACGATCTACAACTGTACGCCCGCTTGCCCACGCGGGATTGAGGTGACACGCGCCATTGGCGAGGTGAAACAAGCGATCACACGCGGAAAGCGGGACTAA
- a CDS encoding phosphonate C-P lyase system protein PhnG — protein MIMDALDHSECLSILAAAPPEAVIAHAEALIPRLGEPDIISNRTVLTTLPHIGEVLVTEVCLLLADGTEGYSAILGTDSAHAVAVAILDAALIAHPDDGIGTDILAFINTQADALAHAERELEPA, from the coding sequence ATGATCATGGACGCTCTCGATCACAGTGAATGCCTTAGTATTTTGGCGGCTGCCCCGCCAGAGGCTGTCATTGCTCATGCAGAGGCGCTCATCCCGCGTCTGGGCGAGCCGGATATTATCAGCAACCGCACCGTGCTGACAACTCTGCCACACATTGGCGAAGTCTTGGTGACGGAAGTCTGTCTGCTGCTTGCTGATGGCACAGAAGGCTACAGCGCCATTCTCGGCACAGATTCCGCCCATGCGGTGGCTGTTGCCATTCTCGATGCAGCGCTCATCGCTCACCCGGACGATGGGATCGGCACAGACATCCTCGCTTTCATCAACACCCAAGCCGACGCCCTCGCCCACGCTGAGCGCGAACTCGAACCAGCCTAA